One stretch of Micromonospora cremea DNA includes these proteins:
- a CDS encoding ABC transporter ATP-binding protein yields the protein MSGLTVRFSSRRSQTTALDDVSLDIQPGEFVTIVGPSGCGKSTLLKIIAGLVRPTSGDVSLLDRPVRGPQKEIGFVFQKAALLEWRGARANILLQAEMRGMDRAQAARRTDELIEMTGLTGFEKALPHELSGGMQQRVALCRALLHSPPVLLMDEPFGALDALTREQMNAELHRIWRETGTTVVLVTHSIAEAVFLGTRVVVMSARPGRIIRTFPVDLPAHRDYAQVMSDPRFDRLATDLRGLLGSAAANH from the coding sequence ATGTCCGGGCTGACCGTCCGGTTCAGCTCCCGACGGTCGCAGACCACCGCGCTGGACGACGTGTCGCTGGACATCCAGCCGGGGGAGTTCGTCACCATCGTCGGTCCGTCCGGCTGCGGCAAGTCCACGCTGCTGAAGATCATCGCCGGGCTGGTCCGGCCGACCAGCGGCGACGTGTCGCTGCTGGACCGCCCGGTGCGCGGCCCGCAGAAGGAGATCGGCTTCGTCTTTCAGAAGGCCGCGCTGCTGGAGTGGCGCGGCGCGCGGGCGAACATCCTGCTCCAGGCCGAGATGCGCGGCATGGACCGGGCGCAGGCGGCCCGCCGGACGGACGAGCTGATCGAGATGACCGGCCTGACCGGCTTCGAGAAGGCGCTGCCGCACGAGCTGTCCGGCGGTATGCAGCAGCGGGTGGCGCTCTGCCGCGCGCTGCTGCACTCCCCGCCGGTGCTGCTCATGGACGAGCCGTTCGGTGCCCTGGACGCGCTGACCCGGGAGCAGATGAACGCCGAGCTGCACCGGATCTGGCGGGAGACCGGCACCACGGTGGTGCTGGTGACCCACTCCATCGCCGAGGCGGTCTTCCTCGGCACCCGGGTCGTGGTGATGAGTGCCCGGCCTGGCCGGATCATCCGCACCTTTCCAGTCGACCTGCCGGCGCACCGCGACTACGCGCAGGTGATGTCGGATCCCCGCTTCGACCGGCTCGCCACCGACCTGCGCGGGTTGCTCGGCAGCGCGGCCGCCAACCACTGA
- a CDS encoding Gfo/Idh/MocA family protein, protein MTRRSIGIIVNGVTGRMGYRQHLVRSLLAIRESGGVTLADGTTIWPEPVLVGRNETKLRELAERHGLTDWTTDLTSALARDDVEIYFDAQVTQQREKAIRQAIEAGKHIYTEKPLAEDTAAALDLARAADAAGVRTGVVQDKLFLPGLRKLKRLIDGGFFGRILSVRGEFGYWVFEGDWQPAQRPSWNYRAEDGGGIVVDMFPHWHYVLEELFGRVAAVSCVTATHVPERVDEDGRTYPATADDAAYGIFELDGGVIAQLNSSWCVRVFRDELVEFQVDGTEGSAVAGLRRCRAQHRAVTPKPVWNPDLPVTEDFRAQWTEVPDNEEFDNGFKVQWEAFLRHVVAGEPFRWDFLAGARGVQLAELGLRSAREGVRVEVPELNS, encoded by the coding sequence ATGACCCGCAGGTCGATCGGCATCATCGTCAACGGCGTGACCGGGAGGATGGGCTACCGGCAGCACCTCGTCCGCTCGCTGCTGGCCATCCGCGAGTCCGGCGGGGTGACGTTGGCCGACGGCACGACCATCTGGCCGGAACCGGTCCTGGTCGGACGCAACGAGACGAAACTCCGCGAGCTCGCCGAGCGACACGGGCTGACCGACTGGACCACCGACCTCACCTCGGCGCTGGCCCGTGACGACGTCGAGATCTACTTCGACGCCCAGGTCACCCAGCAGCGGGAGAAGGCGATCCGGCAGGCGATCGAGGCCGGCAAGCACATCTACACGGAGAAGCCCCTGGCCGAGGACACCGCCGCCGCGCTCGACCTGGCCCGGGCCGCCGACGCCGCCGGGGTACGCACCGGCGTGGTGCAGGACAAGCTCTTCCTGCCGGGGCTGCGCAAGCTCAAGCGGCTCATCGACGGCGGCTTCTTCGGCCGGATCCTCTCGGTGCGCGGCGAGTTCGGCTACTGGGTCTTCGAGGGCGACTGGCAGCCGGCCCAGCGTCCGTCCTGGAACTACCGGGCCGAGGACGGCGGCGGCATCGTGGTCGACATGTTCCCGCACTGGCACTACGTGCTGGAGGAGCTGTTCGGCCGGGTGGCCGCCGTCTCCTGCGTGACCGCCACCCACGTTCCCGAGCGGGTCGACGAGGACGGCCGCACCTACCCCGCCACCGCCGACGACGCCGCGTACGGCATCTTCGAGCTCGACGGCGGGGTGATCGCTCAGCTCAACTCGTCCTGGTGCGTGCGGGTGTTCCGCGACGAGCTGGTGGAGTTCCAGGTCGACGGCACTGAGGGCAGCGCCGTGGCGGGTCTGCGCCGCTGCCGGGCGCAGCATCGGGCGGTCACGCCGAAGCCGGTCTGGAACCCGGACCTGCCGGTCACCGAGGACTTCCGGGCGCAGTGGACCGAGGTGCCCGACAACGAGGAGTTCGACAACGGCTTCAAGGTGCAGTGGGAGGCGTTCCTGCGGCACGTGGTGGCCGGTGAGCCGTTCCGCTGGGACTTCCTGGCCGGCGCGCGCGGCGTGCAGCTCGCCGAACTCGGGCTGCGCTCGGCCCGCGAGGGAGTCCGCGTCGAGGTGCCGGAGCTGAACTCATGA